The following are encoded together in the Pectobacterium punjabense genome:
- a CDS encoding YfaZ family outer membrane protein: MKRFVIACAGSLLLASASVHAISLSGEAGRDYAGASAGFGLGIPGLAGNVSYSHGDNNNDVYGFGLGYTIPVGPLKLTLGGKALYLNQDHGNDGYGVALGGGVQWPLSRQFSLYGEGYYAPDSFSSHVDHYVEGKAGVRWQVFAPLSVDVGYRYINMARENGPDNKLADSAYIGVGLNF, translated from the coding sequence ATGAAAAGATTTGTGATTGCCTGTGCGGGAAGCCTGTTGCTTGCAAGTGCTTCTGTACATGCCATTAGCCTTTCCGGGGAAGCAGGCCGTGACTACGCAGGTGCTAGCGCGGGCTTCGGTCTGGGTATTCCAGGGCTTGCTGGTAACGTGAGCTATTCCCATGGCGACAACAACAATGATGTATACGGTTTTGGTCTGGGGTACACCATCCCTGTTGGCCCACTTAAGTTGACGCTGGGTGGTAAAGCGCTGTACCTGAATCAGGATCACGGCAATGATGGCTATGGTGTTGCTCTGGGCGGTGGCGTGCAGTGGCCGCTAAGCCGTCAGTTCTCACTGTATGGTGAAGGTTACTATGCGCCGGATTCATTCTCCAGCCATGTTGACCACTATGTTGAAGGGAAAGCGGGCGTTCGTTGGCAGGTGTTTGCACCGCTGAGCGTCGATGTCGGTTACCGCTATATCAATATGGCGCGTGAAAACGGCCCAGATAACAAGTTGGCTGATTCTGCCTATATCGGCGTTGGGCTGAACTTCTAA
- the tesA gene encoding multifunctional acyl-CoA thioesterase I/protease I/lysophospholipase L1 has protein sequence MMNFKNVFYVRSFAWRSTRWAGLRKHVFVLLLLGLCSVRAFAADTLLILGDSLSAGYQMPAANAWPTLLNTQWQTQKKGIAVVNASISGDTTAQGLARIPALLKQHQPRWVLIELGGNDGLRGFPAANIEQDLAKIITLVKQANAQPLLMQVRLPTNYGRRYTESFSNIYPKLAEQFALPLLPFFMEQVYLKPEWMMEDGIHPTRDAQPFIAEWMAKQLEPLVNHES, from the coding sequence ATGATGAACTTCAAGAATGTTTTCTACGTGCGCAGTTTTGCTTGGCGTAGCACTCGCTGGGCTGGTCTTCGCAAACATGTTTTCGTCCTTTTGCTTCTGGGATTATGCAGCGTACGCGCTTTCGCCGCTGACACATTATTAATTCTGGGTGATAGCCTCAGTGCGGGCTACCAGATGCCGGCTGCTAACGCGTGGCCAACGCTGCTGAACACCCAGTGGCAGACGCAGAAAAAAGGCATCGCGGTGGTTAACGCCAGCATTAGCGGTGACACCACCGCACAAGGGCTGGCTCGTATTCCTGCTCTGCTAAAACAGCACCAGCCACGCTGGGTGCTGATTGAACTGGGCGGCAATGACGGGCTTCGAGGGTTTCCGGCAGCCAATATCGAGCAAGATCTGGCAAAAATCATTACGCTAGTCAAACAGGCTAACGCCCAGCCGCTGCTCATGCAGGTTCGTTTGCCGACCAACTATGGCCGCCGCTACACCGAGTCATTCAGCAATATCTACCCCAAACTCGCGGAGCAGTTTGCGCTTCCTCTGCTGCCTTTCTTTATGGAGCAGGTGTATCTTAAACCCGAATGGATGATGGAAGATGGCATCCATCCAACCCGTGATGCCCAACCGTTTATCGCAGAATGGATGGCGAAGCAGCTGGAACCCTTAGTTAACCATGAGTCTTAA
- the menH gene encoding 2-succinyl-6-hydroxy-2,4-cyclohexadiene-1-carboxylate synthase, which yields MGSLDSQGLGCRTVMHGAVAPMQPWLVCLHGLLGSGEDWLPVLPCFRDWPVLLVDLPGHGTSRASTTADFADISRQLTATLLAQGIERYWLLGYSLGGRIAMYHACDGHHDGMLGLLVEGGHPGLATQELRTERIHHDARWAQRFRQEPLPEVLQDWYQQAVFADVDSAQREQLIVRRSGNHGASVAAMLEATSLGRQPFLAERLRHLSIPFVYLCGARDVKFQTLAAQYGLPLLSIAQAGHNAHQANPTAYAERVRSFLLHPVKD from the coding sequence GTGGGTTCACTAGATTCTCAGGGGCTAGGTTGTCGAACAGTGATGCATGGCGCGGTGGCTCCCATGCAGCCGTGGCTGGTGTGCCTGCATGGTTTATTAGGCAGTGGCGAGGACTGGCTGCCTGTCCTGCCGTGTTTTCGTGACTGGCCCGTGCTGCTGGTCGATTTACCCGGACACGGCACGTCACGAGCTAGTACTACAGCAGATTTTGCCGATATCAGCCGCCAATTAACCGCAACGCTGCTGGCGCAGGGCATCGAACGTTATTGGCTGCTGGGCTATTCGCTCGGTGGGCGCATTGCGATGTATCACGCCTGCGACGGGCACCATGACGGCATGCTGGGGCTGCTGGTCGAAGGGGGACATCCCGGTTTGGCAACGCAAGAACTGCGTACGGAACGTATTCATCATGATGCACGCTGGGCGCAGCGTTTTCGTCAGGAGCCCTTGCCAGAGGTCTTGCAGGATTGGTATCAGCAGGCCGTTTTTGCCGATGTGGATTCAGCGCAGCGTGAGCAACTGATAGTACGTCGCAGCGGCAATCATGGCGCGTCTGTTGCGGCGATGCTGGAAGCGACCTCGCTGGGGCGGCAGCCTTTTTTGGCGGAACGCCTGCGGCATCTGTCGATCCCTTTTGTTTACTTATGCGGTGCCCGCGATGTGAAATTTCAGACGCTGGCGGCGCAATACGGCCTGCCGTTACTGAGCATCGCTCAGGCGGGTCATAATGCTCATCAGGCGAACCCAACGGCCTATGCCGAGCGGGTTCGCTCTTTTCTTTTGCACCCCGTTAAGGACTGA
- a CDS encoding co-chaperone YbbN, producing MLEQQATIVDVNESNLHQVLEHSTTLPVLFYFWSGRSQHCLELEPVLDKLAQEYAGQFVLAKVDCDAEQRVAAQFGLRSIPTVYLFKDGQPLDGFQGPQPEEAIRELLKRALPKEEELKVAQAQQLIQEDKLPEAMQLLKDAWQLSQQRSDIGLLLAEVQIQIKRSEDAEAVLATIPLQDQDTRYHSLVAQIELLKQAADTPEIQHLQQQLDADPQNADLAVQLSLQLHQVGRNEEALELLMGFLKKDLAAANGSARKTLMDIMAALGTSDALAARYRRQLYSLLY from the coding sequence ATGTTAGAACAACAAGCGACTATCGTTGACGTTAACGAATCCAACCTGCATCAGGTTTTGGAACACTCCACGACACTGCCAGTCCTGTTTTACTTCTGGTCGGGACGTAGCCAGCACTGTCTGGAATTGGAGCCGGTGCTGGATAAACTGGCGCAGGAATACGCGGGGCAGTTTGTTCTGGCGAAGGTGGACTGTGATGCCGAACAACGCGTCGCCGCTCAGTTTGGCCTGCGCTCAATCCCAACCGTTTATCTGTTTAAAGACGGGCAACCGCTGGACGGTTTTCAAGGGCCACAGCCGGAAGAAGCGATTCGTGAACTACTGAAACGCGCACTGCCGAAAGAAGAAGAGCTGAAAGTCGCGCAGGCACAGCAGCTGATTCAAGAAGACAAACTGCCAGAAGCGATGCAGCTACTGAAAGACGCCTGGCAACTCAGCCAACAGCGCAGCGACATCGGCCTGCTGCTGGCAGAAGTGCAGATTCAAATTAAGCGCAGTGAAGACGCTGAAGCCGTGCTGGCGACCATTCCTTTGCAGGATCAAGACACGCGCTATCACAGCCTCGTTGCGCAGATTGAGTTGCTGAAACAGGCAGCAGACACGCCGGAAATTCAGCATTTACAGCAGCAGTTGGACGCTGACCCACAAAATGCGGATCTGGCAGTACAGTTATCTCTGCAACTGCATCAGGTTGGCCGTAATGAAGAAGCGCTTGAACTACTGATGGGATTCCTGAAAAAAGATCTGGCCGCCGCTAACGGCAGCGCACGCAAAACGCTGATGGACATCATGGCCGCCCTCGGTACCAGCGACGCCCTCGCTGCCCGCTACCGGCGCCAACTCTACTCGCTACTGTATTAA
- the menB gene encoding 1,4-dihydroxy-2-naphthoyl-CoA synthase yields the protein MLYPSEELLYAPVEWHDCSGDFADILYHKSIDGIAKITINRPQVRNAFRPQTVKEMIQALDNARHDDGIGTIILTGAGDKAFCSGGDQKVRGDYGGYQDDSGVHHLNVLDFQRQIRTCPKPVVAMVAGYSIGGGHVLHMMCDLTIAAENAIFGQTGPRVGSFDGGWGASYMARIVGQKKAREIWFLCRQYDAAQALDMGLVNTVVPLADLEKETVRWCREMLQNSPMALRCLKAALNADCDGQAGLQELAGNATMLFYMTDEGQEGRNAFNEKRQPDFSKFKRNP from the coding sequence ATGCTTTATCCGAGTGAAGAACTGCTTTACGCCCCCGTTGAATGGCACGATTGCAGCGGCGACTTCGCCGATATTCTCTACCATAAATCTATCGATGGGATTGCCAAAATCACCATTAACCGTCCTCAGGTACGCAATGCGTTTCGTCCGCAAACGGTAAAAGAGATGATTCAGGCGCTCGATAATGCGCGTCATGACGATGGTATCGGGACGATTATCCTGACCGGTGCTGGCGATAAAGCATTCTGCTCCGGCGGCGATCAGAAAGTACGTGGCGACTACGGCGGTTATCAGGATGACAGCGGTGTGCACCACCTGAACGTGCTGGATTTCCAGCGCCAGATCCGCACCTGCCCAAAACCGGTTGTCGCGATGGTCGCAGGCTATTCCATCGGTGGCGGACATGTGCTGCATATGATGTGCGATCTGACGATTGCGGCAGAAAACGCCATCTTCGGTCAAACTGGCCCGCGCGTCGGCTCCTTTGACGGCGGCTGGGGCGCTTCTTACATGGCTCGCATTGTTGGTCAGAAGAAAGCACGTGAAATCTGGTTCCTGTGCCGCCAGTACGATGCGGCACAAGCGTTGGATATGGGGTTGGTGAACACCGTGGTTCCGTTGGCCGATCTGGAAAAAGAGACGGTGCGCTGGTGCCGTGAAATGTTGCAAAACAGCCCGATGGCGTTGCGTTGCCTGAAAGCGGCACTGAACGCGGACTGTGACGGTCAGGCTGGCTTGCAGGAACTGGCGGGCAACGCCACCATGTTGTTCTATATGACGGACGAAGGGCAGGAAGGTCGTAACGCGTTTAATGAAAAACGCCAGCCTGACTTCAGCAAATTCAAACGGAATCCGTAA
- the menE gene encoding o-succinylbenzoate--CoA ligase — protein MAILTDWPWRYWASQTPLSVALIEDEIRWSWQALAQRVDRLAEHLTQQGVTAESTVALRGKNSVQMLFCYLALLQCGVRVLPLNPQLPDALTEALLPTLGVGYGLCLNDKLWPNTVRSLSLPSASSSLGDTEATNYTSRLCWQADRLATLTLTSGSSGMPKAVVHTFAAHLSSAEGVVQIMAFSASDSWLLSLPLFHVSGQGIVWRWLATGATIVVRAHQPLESALRDCTHASLVPTQLWRLLSEETLPTALKAVLLGGATIPQVLTQQAEARGVSCWCGYGLTELASTVCAKRADGRSGVGMPLQGREIRLVEEEILLRGSTLATGYWRDGKLIPLLDDDGWFHTRDRGRFVEGEWHILGRLDNQFFSGGEGVQPENIEAVLLTHPDVQQACVVPVEDVEFGHRPVAVVEVAHSTTLDAVCDWLQPQLAGFQRPVAYYTLPTELKNGGIKLSRQQVKSWVNAMRHQLKP, from the coding sequence ATGGCAATCCTGACTGACTGGCCTTGGCGATACTGGGCTAGCCAGACGCCCCTGTCTGTTGCATTGATTGAAGACGAAATCCGCTGGAGCTGGCAGGCGCTCGCCCAGCGGGTGGATCGTTTGGCAGAACATCTCACACAGCAGGGTGTTACCGCTGAAAGCACGGTAGCACTACGTGGGAAAAACAGCGTACAGATGCTGTTCTGTTATTTGGCGCTGTTACAGTGCGGTGTGCGAGTACTTCCGCTGAATCCACAATTGCCTGATGCATTAACCGAGGCGCTGCTGCCCACGCTGGGTGTGGGCTATGGCCTGTGTCTGAATGATAAGCTCTGGCCGAACACCGTACGCTCGCTTTCTTTACCATCGGCTTCCTCGTCATTAGGTGATACCGAAGCAACCAACTACACGAGTCGATTATGCTGGCAGGCCGATCGGCTAGCGACGCTGACGCTGACATCCGGTTCTAGCGGAATGCCGAAAGCGGTGGTGCACACGTTCGCTGCTCATCTCTCCAGTGCGGAAGGCGTGGTCCAAATAATGGCATTTTCCGCCAGCGACAGTTGGCTGTTGTCACTTCCGCTCTTTCACGTATCCGGGCAAGGTATTGTCTGGCGCTGGCTTGCTACTGGGGCGACGATCGTTGTCCGTGCGCATCAACCGCTGGAAAGCGCACTGCGCGATTGTACCCATGCTTCTCTGGTGCCGACTCAACTGTGGCGACTGCTATCGGAGGAGACATTACCTACGGCTCTGAAAGCCGTATTGCTTGGCGGTGCGACGATCCCGCAGGTGCTGACGCAGCAGGCAGAAGCACGAGGCGTAAGCTGCTGGTGTGGTTATGGTCTGACGGAACTGGCGTCCACAGTTTGCGCTAAACGTGCCGATGGTCGCTCGGGCGTCGGTATGCCGCTACAGGGACGAGAGATCCGGTTGGTGGAGGAGGAAATTCTGCTGCGTGGCAGCACGTTAGCGACTGGCTATTGGCGTGACGGAAAACTGATCCCGCTGCTTGATGATGACGGCTGGTTCCACACGCGAGATCGCGGGCGATTTGTCGAGGGTGAGTGGCACATTCTGGGGCGTTTGGATAATCAATTTTTCAGCGGTGGGGAAGGCGTTCAGCCCGAGAATATCGAAGCCGTGCTGTTGACGCATCCCGACGTTCAACAGGCATGTGTGGTGCCCGTTGAAGATGTGGAGTTTGGCCATCGCCCTGTTGCGGTAGTCGAGGTGGCGCATTCCACGACGCTTGATGCGGTGTGCGATTGGCTACAGCCGCAGCTTGCCGGATTTCAGCGTCCGGTAGCGTATTACACGTTGCCAACTGAACTGAAAAACGGTGGAATTAAGCTTTCTCGCCAGCAGGTGAAAAGCTGGGTCAACGCCATGCGCCATCAGCTCAAACCATAG
- the ybbA gene encoding putative ABC transporter ATP-binding protein YbbA, protein MFAKTSPASATPSKTAHVENILEVHHLSKHVGQGENRLSILTGVELIVKPAQTIALIGESGSGKSTLLGILAGLDDGTEGDVSLMGKSLNALDEEGRAALRAQHVGFVFQSFMLVPTLNALENVQLPALLRGESDSHSRGQAEQLLQQLGLGERLHHLPAQLSGGEQQRVALARAFSGRPNVLFADEPTGNLDRKTGERIVDLLFSLNRDYATTLILVTHDEQLAARCERRLRLVDGKLREDA, encoded by the coding sequence ATGTTTGCGAAGACCAGCCCAGCGAGTGCTACGCCAAGCAAAACTGCGCACGTAGAAAACATTCTTGAAGTTCATCATCTTAGTAAGCACGTTGGTCAAGGAGAGAATCGGCTTTCCATCCTTACCGGAGTTGAGCTTATTGTCAAACCTGCGCAGACAATTGCCCTGATTGGCGAATCTGGTTCGGGGAAGTCAACCTTGCTGGGGATTTTGGCTGGTCTGGATGATGGCACAGAAGGGGATGTGAGCCTGATGGGCAAATCGCTGAATGCGCTGGATGAAGAAGGCCGCGCGGCGCTACGTGCCCAGCATGTCGGTTTTGTTTTTCAGTCTTTTATGCTGGTACCGACGCTGAATGCATTGGAGAACGTACAGTTACCCGCGTTGCTGCGCGGTGAAAGCGACAGCCACAGCCGTGGGCAAGCTGAACAACTTCTGCAACAGCTTGGGCTAGGCGAGCGCTTACATCATCTTCCTGCTCAGTTGTCTGGCGGTGAACAGCAGCGTGTGGCGCTGGCGCGTGCGTTCAGCGGTCGGCCTAATGTGTTGTTTGCCGATGAACCCACCGGGAATCTGGATCGTAAAACCGGTGAACGCATCGTTGATTTGCTGTTTTCTCTCAATCGTGATTATGCCACGACGCTGATTTTGGTGACGCACGATGAGCAACTGGCGGCGCGCTGTGAGCGACGCCTGCGGTTAGTCGACGGCAAGCTGCGGGAGGATGCATGA
- a CDS encoding SDR family oxidoreductase, with product MQKTVFITGCSSGIGLIAAQDLQKRGYRVIAACRRAEDIARLTALGLETIALDLDDNASVEQAAAEVIRLTDNHLYGLFNNAGYGLYGPLNTISRQQLEQQFSSNLFGTHQLTQLLLPAMLPHGEGRIIQTSSVMGLVSTPGRGAYAASKYALEAWSDALRMELHGSGLHVSLIEPGPISTRFTDNVAQTQTDKPVTNPGIAKRFTLPPEAILPKLHHALESSRPKLRYPVTLVAHALTWLRRLLPGCLLDKVLRG from the coding sequence ATGCAAAAAACGGTCTTCATTACCGGTTGCTCTAGCGGCATTGGCCTGATTGCCGCACAGGATTTGCAAAAACGCGGCTATCGCGTGATCGCGGCCTGCCGCCGCGCAGAGGATATCGCGCGTCTGACCGCATTGGGTTTGGAAACCATAGCGCTCGATCTGGATGACAACGCCAGCGTTGAACAGGCCGCAGCGGAGGTGATCAGACTGACCGATAACCATCTGTATGGCTTGTTTAATAACGCCGGATATGGCCTGTATGGACCATTGAATACAATCTCACGCCAGCAGCTCGAACAGCAGTTTTCCAGCAACCTGTTTGGCACGCACCAGCTTACGCAGTTGTTATTACCCGCGATGCTACCACACGGCGAAGGCCGCATCATCCAGACCAGTTCGGTCATGGGGCTGGTATCCACACCGGGACGCGGCGCGTATGCCGCCAGCAAATATGCACTGGAAGCCTGGTCGGACGCATTGCGTATGGAATTACACGGCAGCGGGCTGCACGTCAGCCTGATCGAACCCGGCCCGATTAGCACTCGCTTTACTGATAACGTGGCACAGACGCAGACGGACAAGCCGGTCACCAACCCCGGTATCGCTAAACGTTTTACGCTGCCGCCGGAAGCGATACTGCCGAAGCTCCATCATGCGCTGGAAAGCTCGCGGCCTAAATTACGCTATCCCGTGACGCTGGTAGCCCATGCCTTAACCTGGCTGCGTCGCCTGCTACCGGGATGTCTGCTGGATAAAGTATTACGAGGATAA
- the tyrP gene encoding tyrosine transporter TyrP — protein MKNRTLGSIFIVAGTTIGAGMLAMPLATAGVGFGTTLMILIGLWALMCYSALLLVEVYQHQPSHTGLGTLAKIYLGRWGQWITGFSMLFLMYALTAAYISGAGELLASSISQWSGYSLPLSAGILLFTLVAGGVVCIGTSSVDLFNRILFSGKVLMLVIMLAVMVPHIQRVNLLTLPLQQGLTLSALPVILTSFGFHGSIPSIVHYMGGDSRKLRRIFLIGSVIPLIAYIFWQLVMLGSLSSSTFNAILADQAGLNGLMQAIRTLVASPHVELAVHLFADLALATSFLGVALGLFDYLADLFKRKNSVIGRAQTGLLTFIPPLVFALFYPQGFVMALGYAAIALAVLALLIPALLSWQVRKRRPEMRATRGGAPVLVLIFASGVGIILIQLAMVAGWLPSIN, from the coding sequence GTGAAAAATCGTACTCTTGGCAGTATTTTTATCGTTGCTGGTACCACAATTGGAGCAGGAATGTTGGCGATGCCACTGGCAACGGCTGGCGTCGGGTTTGGTACTACCTTGATGATATTAATCGGTCTGTGGGCGCTGATGTGTTACAGCGCCTTGTTGCTGGTCGAAGTGTATCAACATCAGCCGTCGCACACTGGGTTAGGCACGTTGGCAAAAATCTATCTCGGCCGTTGGGGACAGTGGATCACCGGTTTCAGTATGCTATTTCTGATGTATGCGCTCACGGCAGCGTATATCAGCGGCGCAGGCGAACTGCTCGCTAGCAGCATTAGTCAGTGGAGTGGCTACTCACTTCCATTGTCCGCAGGCATTCTGCTCTTCACGCTGGTTGCCGGCGGGGTCGTCTGCATCGGCACGTCTTCCGTCGACTTGTTTAACCGTATCCTGTTTAGCGGCAAGGTACTGATGCTCGTCATCATGCTCGCAGTCATGGTGCCACACATTCAACGCGTCAATCTGTTAACGCTCCCACTGCAACAGGGTCTGACGCTCTCGGCATTGCCCGTCATTCTGACCTCATTCGGCTTTCACGGCAGCATCCCCAGCATTGTCCACTACATGGGGGGCGACAGCCGTAAGCTGCGCCGAATATTTCTTATCGGTAGCGTGATACCGCTGATTGCCTATATTTTCTGGCAGCTCGTGATGTTGGGCAGCCTCAGCTCTTCAACATTCAATGCTATTTTGGCCGATCAGGCAGGATTGAATGGGTTGATGCAGGCTATTCGTACGCTGGTTGCCTCACCGCACGTTGAACTCGCCGTCCACCTGTTTGCCGATCTGGCACTGGCGACCTCTTTCCTCGGCGTGGCGCTAGGGTTATTCGATTATTTAGCCGACTTGTTTAAGCGTAAGAATAGCGTCATAGGGCGCGCGCAGACGGGCCTGCTGACCTTTATTCCACCACTGGTATTCGCACTCTTTTATCCGCAAGGTTTTGTAATGGCCTTGGGCTATGCAGCAATTGCGCTGGCCGTGCTAGCGTTACTCATTCCCGCCTTGCTGAGCTGGCAGGTACGCAAGCGGCGTCCTGAAATGCGCGCGACCCGCGGTGGTGCACCCGTCTTGGTGCTGATCTTCGCCAGCGGCGTGGGCATTATTCTGATCCAGTTAGCGATGGTGGCGGGCTGGCTGCCGTCAATCAATTAA
- a CDS encoding nicotinamide mononucleotide deamidase-related protein YfaY, translated as MLRVEMLCTGDEVLHGQIIDTNAAWLADYLFVQGLPMTSRMTVGDDLDALVTAITQRSQIADILIVNGGLGPTSDDLSALAAATAAGEGLVEHAEWLARMEAFFAERGRVMAPSNRKQAQIPASAEMVDNPVGTACGFALQLNKCLMFFTPGVPSEFKVMVDQQIMPRLRERFAVADAPLCLRLTTFGRSESDLASQLDGMALPPGVVLGYRSSMPIIELKLTGPAAQQEKMEQLWETVRTVAGENTIFEGTEGLPAQLARRLAERDMTLAVSEHFTAGLLNWQLQSASAPLAGGELLASVQDASLSGLAGYARHLAERQGASLALVVGSRDDAELSLALHTPEGSFAQTIQFNVQRYSLKTHQEVVAMLAMNMLRRWLNGWSVYGGHGWITVLKTL; from the coding sequence ATGCTTAGGGTTGAGATGTTATGTACCGGCGATGAAGTGCTGCATGGCCAGATTATTGACACCAATGCGGCCTGGCTGGCGGATTATCTGTTTGTGCAGGGATTACCGATGACCAGCCGGATGACGGTGGGTGACGATCTCGATGCGCTGGTGACCGCAATCACGCAGCGTAGCCAGATAGCCGATATCCTGATTGTAAACGGTGGGCTGGGGCCGACCAGCGACGATCTCAGCGCATTGGCGGCAGCTACCGCCGCTGGAGAGGGATTGGTTGAGCACGCCGAATGGCTGGCGCGTATGGAGGCTTTCTTTGCCGAACGCGGTAGAGTCATGGCTCCCAGCAACCGCAAACAGGCGCAAATCCCTGCCAGCGCGGAAATGGTGGATAACCCGGTAGGCACCGCCTGTGGCTTTGCACTGCAATTGAACAAATGCCTGATGTTCTTTACGCCGGGCGTCCCCTCTGAATTTAAGGTCATGGTCGATCAGCAAATTATGCCGCGTCTGCGCGAGCGTTTTGCTGTCGCCGATGCTCCGCTGTGCTTGCGTTTGACGACCTTTGGCCGTTCAGAAAGCGATCTGGCAAGCCAGTTAGATGGTATGGCATTACCGCCGGGCGTGGTGCTGGGCTACCGATCTTCTATGCCGATTATTGAACTGAAGTTAACTGGCCCGGCTGCGCAGCAGGAAAAGATGGAGCAACTGTGGGAAACGGTGCGCACTGTAGCAGGCGAGAATACGATCTTTGAAGGCACAGAAGGGTTACCCGCACAGCTTGCTCGACGCCTTGCCGAACGTGATATGACGTTGGCGGTGAGTGAGCACTTCACGGCGGGGTTGCTCAACTGGCAGCTCCAGTCTGCAAGTGCTCCGCTGGCTGGCGGAGAGTTGCTGGCAAGCGTTCAAGATGCCAGCCTGTCTGGATTAGCGGGCTACGCTCGCCATCTGGCAGAGCGTCAGGGCGCATCGTTAGCGCTGGTGGTCGGCAGCAGGGACGATGCTGAGCTTTCCTTAGCGCTGCATACGCCGGAAGGATCTTTCGCCCAAACGATACAGTTCAACGTACAGCGCTACAGCCTGAAAACGCATCAAGAGGTTGTTGCTATGCTGGCGATGAACATGCTGCGCCGCTGGCTAAACGGCTGGTCAGTCTACGGCGGACACGGTTGGATTACGGTGCTGAAGACGCTGTAG
- the menC gene encoding o-succinylbenzoate synthase gives MRRVTLYRYSVPMEAGVVLRNQRLKTRDGLIVRLQDGERLGWGEIAPLPEFSVETLAEAESAALEQLQSWATGRAFSDDLPPSVAFGLSCAQAELDQHLPQAADYRKAPLCNGDPDELFEMLQAMPGEKVAKIKVGLYEAVRDGMIVNVLLEALPDLKLRLDANRSWTRAKADGFARYVAPSLRSRIAFLEEPCKTRDESREFARETGINIAWDESVREADFRVEAEPSVSAIVIKPTLVGSLARCQQLVQETHQAGLTAVISSSIESSLGLTQLARVAHWLTPGTVPGLDTLDLMQAQVIQRWPDSTLPLLATEQMDVVWQS, from the coding sequence ATGCGTCGGGTCACTCTCTATCGTTACAGCGTGCCGATGGAAGCCGGGGTGGTGCTGCGTAATCAGCGTCTGAAAACCCGCGATGGCCTTATCGTTCGCCTGCAAGACGGTGAACGGTTGGGCTGGGGCGAGATTGCGCCGTTGCCGGAGTTCAGCGTGGAAACGCTGGCAGAGGCGGAATCCGCCGCGCTTGAACAACTGCAATCGTGGGCGACGGGGCGAGCATTTTCTGACGATCTTCCGCCGTCTGTTGCCTTTGGATTGAGCTGTGCACAGGCCGAACTGGATCAGCACCTGCCTCAGGCGGCGGACTATCGCAAAGCGCCGCTGTGTAATGGCGATCCTGATGAACTGTTCGAGATGCTTCAGGCGATGCCGGGCGAGAAAGTGGCAAAGATAAAAGTCGGTCTGTACGAAGCGGTGCGTGACGGCATGATCGTTAACGTCCTGCTGGAAGCCTTGCCGGACTTGAAGCTCCGCCTGGATGCCAACCGTAGTTGGACGCGAGCCAAAGCGGACGGCTTCGCCCGCTATGTCGCTCCGTCATTGCGTTCACGTATTGCCTTTCTCGAAGAGCCCTGCAAAACCCGTGACGAATCCCGTGAGTTTGCGCGGGAAACCGGCATCAACATTGCCTGGGACGAGAGCGTGCGCGAGGCGGATTTTCGGGTGGAAGCCGAGCCGAGCGTGAGCGCGATTGTGATCAAGCCGACGCTGGTCGGCAGTCTGGCACGCTGTCAGCAACTGGTGCAGGAAACGCATCAGGCCGGATTAACGGCGGTGATCAGCTCCAGCATTGAATCCAGTCTGGGTCTAACGCAACTGGCGCGGGTGGCACACTGGCTAACGCCGGGCACGGTTCCAGGGCTGGATACGTTAGATCTGATGCAGGCACAGGTGATTCAACGCTGGCCGGATAGTACGTTGCCGCTTCTGGCTACCGAGCAAATGGACGTGGTATGGCAATCCTGA